The genomic segment CCCACAGCACAATGTTGCCACAAACATGCTTTATATTAGGGATGGTGTGGGATTGGAGATGTGCGGTGTTTAGCTTACACCAAACACAGCATTTAGTATGATGCTCAAAAACCTCAATGCTGATCTCATCAGACCACACAACCTTGTTTCACTTTGATTCAGAGACTCCTGCAACTTCTGGCAAACAGTAGCCCAGATGTCATATGTGCAGTCACACAGCTGCAACTGGTGAAGCACCCAGGCAAAAGTTCAAACAGTGTCTACCATCTGTGTGTCCACAGGCCTCCCGTGTCCCTCACTAGTGCTATTCTCACAGATACACTGTATTTGAGGACAGTCTGATCAGGCGTGATTTATTAGCTGTACCGTAtctttttccatattttataaCTGACCTTTTGATAGGGATATTCGCTGTCTTGGAACTTTTTGTGTGTCCTTGGCCTGACGTGTCTCCCCTGTCACTTGTCAATAAACTTGTTGTTTATATACCACTTACCTATAGACTAACAAGCTGTTGGACCTTCAATATAACTGTGCATTTAACCTCAGGTGTTCTGTTCTAGCTCAACTTTGTGATTAATGAAGATTATGTGACTATTAAAATTAATACGCTGCATTTCACTGGGTAGTCTTTGGCTTAGAGTGTTTACTGCAGCCCTCCAAATACTGTGTGGTCATGTAACAGGCAACTGGCCAGGTtatataaaacaacacacacagacattgcaAGGGAGAAGTAACAAGAAGGAACAACTCTCTATACAGCTCAGAAGAACATTGGGATACAGTCACCAGAAATCAGCTCAGTCCACTGGCCTGAAGCACAAACAAATGGACTGGATGTGCCATTGGTGACccattcacaaaaaaagagtTTGTCTGGGCTGGTGACAGACTGCATGAATGAACTAggtcaaaatatatatttgtgtgtgtgcgggtcTGTATGGTGGGAGGGGGACTTTTAGTACTTTGAACCAGTCATGTCAGAGCTTGTTAGGATTGACAAAAACCACTTTGAAGGTAGGCAAATGTTGACCCCAGTCATGCTACATACATTAACCAGCACTACACTAGCTTTAccaaaataagaataatattacaaaccagagaaaagtaaaataagcAAATTCTCTACCACAATTACTTCAGCACAGGTACTATGCATAAATGAGAACTCTACTCTTTCTCGGGATTTATTATACTGTCTTAAATAGGTTGACAACATGATTTTAGTCTACGTACTAAATCATGAGAAACATATTGAAAACATATTGAAGCAGTAATGAAATGCGTTGTGGTCATTATCTTGGCAATGTGCTCTACAGCTTGAGTATTCGTGTCCATAAAGTGAGTCAACTGTCACACCACATTATACACCAAGGCAGTGGCTCCCAAGCTGTTGTATATGAGGGACAGATGTGCATTAATAAACGAGGGTGTTTGAATCAGACTGTTTCCTATAACCCCATAAGGCAATGATAATATCTGTGTTGATAAGTACATGGTCTGAATAATTAATTTAACAAGCTACTGCCCGGATCAAAACAGTCATTCTtaccataaaatgttttatttggatTTATCTTCCTAAACGTTGGCGATCTAATCTGTTAGAGGTAACAGGTCCCTGTCTGTCAATCCCTGACCTGAAGTCAAAGTGTTCAAAGTTGGATTTTCCTGGTTACCAGGCCGAGACCGCAAAGCGTACACAATGATACAGCTAGCTATGCACTGTGGAAAGTGTAGTCCTAAGTAGAAGCTAGCAACGTAGCTAACCTCTCACACTTGTAAATTCAGCGACAAGATGGAAATGTATTCAAACCGCCATGTAACTGCTGATATTAGTATAAGCCCAATTAATTAAAGCGTGTGTTTTTTACATGTCGCGGTTAGCCAGCTGACACAGGACTTCCCAACAGTCCATCTGGGGCTAACGTCACCGTTAGCATGTGATGACTGGACGATGAATTAACCTACCGCTACAACACAGCTAGCAAACAGAAACCCCGAAATAAAATGATTCAGTGACCGGGGTCTTTAGATAGCTAAGTTGGTCTTTGCTCGGGTAACCCTGGCAAGGTGGACACGTTAGCTACTAAATTTACTAATACATTATACACACAGTTAGCATGTTGCTACATCACTGTCAAAGGTAGCATCAATCAAACGAACCAAGTTAGCATTAGTGGCTAGCTGTGTCAACCCTCCTTGAGGAGCGCTTGATATGTTCACTACGATCTGACGGGTTAGCGGGACTTTTCCAAACGAGTACCTGCCGTTGGGGGGAACATAAGAACCCCGCCCACCGGCGACACACGGTGATTTAAAACGTGCATTCCATCAGGAAAACAGACAAGGGTAGGCCCCGTGTCTCCCAAGGAAAACGACTCGGTTTAACCACACAAAAGCGATACGGTTGACTCTGTCGCCCCAGAAGCTTACCATCTGAAGTATCCGTCTGAGCATGGTCTCGACTGTGCTTGTCCGGACACAAAATCCAATTAGTTTTCCAAAAGCAAAGCTTACGTAGCTGTGCAGCGAACACCTGACCAAGCTCAGGCAGCGGCGGCGAATGGGCGGGTCATGGAGTGGATGGTTGAGCAGGACAGTCTGGCTGGATTCAAGATTAGACACAAGTGCTGTCCTGTTCCGCTGCGCTGAATAAAACACTGTGGCCATGGGGGTGATCAATACACGTTTTTATTTGAAAGGTTTTATATACAACACGATGGAGCACAGCAGAATATTCCAGTCACATGCACAAATAGAAAAGAGGGTTATTAAATGATCTTTCCAATTCTCCTAAATACAAGAGTCACTGATcgtcaataaaatgaaataacataaTTTGTACTCACGTTATGAggtattgacaaaaaaaaaaaaaagtccatgaCTTACTGTCATAGTTTTCTGTTCGTGATGGCTGGGGGTATTTCGTtgtgaaacataaataaataatttcagtcaCCGCATACTTAAAACTGTACAATCAACTGCAACAACAAACCCGAGTTTCCTCCAACGTCCCGTGGTTCAAATCTCACCCGTGCTGAGCAAATAAAAGCGGCTGGTCTCCACGGCGTGTGTAAGGCAGCCCGCACTGCTCCCAGTCGGTGCTTTAGCATGTGCAGTGCTCGCAAGCTAGACACATTTTATCGTTGTGTTTGTGAAGGCACTTAAGAGAATCAGACTTAAAGCACAACACACTGTGGCTCTCCTCTAAAACCAAGGCCTCCGTATTGTATTCTCAGACATTAACAGGAGGTCACACTTGTCAAATGCACATGATAACAGTAGTTTCTGCAGAAGATATGTATTATTCCTTGTCTAAtacaacctgtgtgtgtttgtggtgttaAATACTGTCCGTCTTTGGCACATTTGTAACTTTTGATAACTTGACTGTGCGCAGAAGCTGATAGAATTGTCTTAATTGGGCCAACATGCTGTCATTACCTCGATTTAACAGTCAGCCTGACAACATTAAAGCtatgtacaaataaaatgatgtttGAGGCAGGACTATTTAAGTCTTCATTTCAGTGTGGTGGCTGGTTTGCAGATATTCCTCTAATCTTTATTACCGTGTTACACTCTTACTAGTGATTAGAGACGATACTGTGTGTACCTGTGAGGTGGTAATTACAGGAGGAGCAATGCTCTTCACACTTCTGCATCAGGGGAGACTTTGCCCCAACTCTCTTTGTGCGATTACGCGAAATACCTCAGACGACTTGAACCTTGGTGAGGCGACAGCAGTAAAAAGTTTGCAAGAGAATGAACTGTAATAAAATTATTCACACACATGGAGCTACTCCTCTTCAAAATGTCTTGCAGAATGACATCATTTGGCACTGAGTCACCATGGGGGCAGGACTTTCTCCAATACCCAACACTTCCCAGTACCGCCCTCCAGGAAACCAACCCAACACCGTGTGCACTGCCAATCACATATTCAGCACGTAAGACTAAAAAGGATCTTTACATTGCATAAGCAGCACGCTGGGAAAACCCATCTGAAGCTGAACACTTTAAAGGAACACATGTGCTCTATTAAGCTGGTGATGGCTggtaaaaaatatacatataaaatctTAAGTATACttggaaaacattttggcaCTCTTCAAGCCCACTTCAAAAGGGTTTCAAATCAACTTCAAGAAgtctgtactgtacatattaaGAGGCTGCATTAGTAATGTAAAGAATGCAGAAGTCTTTTCAGATCATCAGTCCATCCCGGTGTCCTCTCAGAAGAACTGCTCGCTGCCGGTGATGGTCCTATCTGTTGACTAGATCTGAGCCCTGCGTGGAGCAAACAACATAGCGGGGAGCGTTGTTGTCCGTCACTTGGGAGCTGGGGCCGTTGCCATTGGTCGGGTTGCACAGGGGACTGCAGGTGTTTGTGAGTCTGCGTAGGTACTCCGCGTGGACAGGCTTGTGGGTCTGCAGAACCTTGATGGCTTCTTCAACCTTGAaccacttcctcttcctccctgcaAGAGCATCAAAGAAAGGGCAAAGGAAGTGCACGTTGGCATACGGATAGCGCTGATCGACGGGTAGGAGTTTGCTGTGGTGTCTCAATGGCACTTCAGTACACTGACCCTCAACTAGCTTGGCCTTGCACTGCTGTCCCTTTCGCTGTCTATCCGTAAGtagttttaataaataaatttattcAAACCCATCACCTCCTCATATTCAAATATCCATCTATCCAAACAGCATTTTGCTAAAGGAATCCACTGGGGCCTGTGATAATCAGAGGGTGGTGTGAGAGGGGAGGATTCACCCGCTTTATGTTGGCACCCCGAGGAACACCACTGCTGGCCTTTCAGTAGAGGGGGAGAGTAAATTAGACCAGTAGCGCAGAACCCTTTTCTGCTCTCCGTCTCTCGCGCAGGGCAAGACAGGACAAGTAAGGAGGGGGCTGTGGTGAGTGATGGTAACTGGAAAAAAACTGGGCACAGTAAACATTTCTCCCCCTTGTGAACAGGCTGAACTCTATTTCTGTAGGTGAAGGGAGTAAATGATCGCGGCCGCTTTTTTTCTAGACAAGTCACAAACAGTTTACGTTTTGAGTGACTAAGTCCCCTGAGAAGGATTAGATTTGAAATACCAAgcacattcaaaacaaatagTGGTAGTTATTTTTGCCAATACATGCCCTACATTATCCACATTGAGAGCAAGTTTTGCAAGAGTGAGACAAAAGATGGGCAATGGGATAATAATTTAAGTCTTGCAGCTGCTAATTATTGTTTATCTCCTGATTACTTCTTCGATTCATTAATTAATcttttgatctataaaatgtcagaaaattcgGATCTTGTTTTGACCAAACAACCGTCCAAAACgtaaagatattcagtttattatcaaaTTAAACAGAGACAAGCAGAGAATCATCATAACAGAGAAGCTGAAACCCGAgaatgtttggcagttttgtttttaaaaaacgacttaatcaattataaaaatagttggGGATTAATTTCCTGTTAATCGACAAATTAATCATGTTAATTTACTTCACTATAATATGGGGATTCTTGTTATTATAACATTGGAGTAGCGATGACGCCTTTTAGTATTTGTCCGCACCTCCTGATGTATAAGAGAACATAGTCAAAAACTGGTACACAATATCGGTAATGTGGCGCAGTTGTGCAATGGTAGTTAATTTAATACCCAGTAAACTACTAACTTGTGTTTAAGGGAAGAAGACAAATTGTTCCtacacttttttctgtctgtattttaagACTGTAAACACCATAGGTCACTGGGTTAGACTCCATCGATACGTATGTGTCCCAGTTTCTCAGCTTACAAAGTGATGACCGGAGGCCCAAACAGTCTTTGTGACTAGTTTTCCTTTATTGAGATTTTAATGTGTCACTTCAAATTGAGCATAATTTGGAATACTGGTTCAAAACCTTTGCTGTAATTTACTGGTGAACAGTGACTATCGAGTACGCTTGATCAAAAATTTGCAAAGCATAATGACTTATTGGTCTCCACCCTCCCTCAACCTTCTGACCCGTGACctacaaattgttttttttaattgtcataGGACCAAACTGGTCAGAAtaacttctgtttgtttcaaTTGTGCACAAAAATATTATGTTGTGTAATAACATGATTTATGcctaaatgttttaatttgccCGAAAACTCTTACTTACGtgctccgttttttttttttaactactagTAGCACTGGGGAGCAATGTTTCTATGAGTGgctccctgttttgtttgtataatgAACGCGTGGCACGAGACACATTTCTGTCACCTGTTTCACACCGTTTGACCGGTCGACACACGCAAAGAGCCACAGCATCACACCAACAAGGCAGAGGAAGACGAAGACGGAGACTGCAAGCAAGGAAGCGTGCATTTCATGATTTAAAATACTAACAAAGAGTCGGCTTTGCAAGTGTTTTACGAGGAAGGAAATACACTCAACACTTTTGTTAGACCTCAACATTGTGTTTTCGTGAGAAACACTGGATGTAAACAGGAACTTTGTTTGTGTACAAGAAATCTCCACAGGGTAATTTTAATTTCCCTCTGTGCAGCAGATTGAAGGGGCTTAATTACTTACTAAATAGGGGAAATTATTTAAGTGCATCCCATCTCATGTGACTAAGAGGACAAAAACCTCTTCAAAATATAAACAAGGCCTATCTTGCCCCGACATCAAATGTATGGGTTTGATAACCACAATCAAATTTAGTTGGTTTGAACAGGCTCCAGGAAGAAGTACAGTGACATGATGTACTGTCTGACAGCTGTATTTGAAGTCTGTATAAAAGGTCTATGCCTATGaattattacatattttgttcgttattttactgtatatgggTAAAAATAGCTTATTTTATGCAAAACTATTGGTCAAATGACAAAGTGAGAGTTAAACAAAAGGGGCATACCAATGTTGACAGAGTCCTCCCAGTCTTCCAGTGTCTCCGTCACTATGAGGGTATAGACGTACGTCCTGTGCTTTCTGTCCTGATTGTGCTGCAaaggtttagatgaagacactACTTTATATTACTGCCATAAACTGCGTCAATGCAATGCAAAGCATGCCAAGTTTTTGGATAAAGAGATGTGTAAACTCTGATTAgctgcactgttttttttatagaccgtacatgaacaaaacaacataacGCTCTGACTGACTGAGGACTGGCACATGAAGGCATGCTAGACATGATAGTAGGGTTGCCAGCTAAGTTACTTCAGGATTTTGATCAGGGTTATATAATGTATTATATACCACATGaaaatttattacaattttcCATGACAGTTTGACAAGCTTACCTCAAAAATCCCAAGTAGTCTGCCAAGCTTTCCCTTCACACCAGCCTGCAAACACATGTAGAAAAGTTATAAAGAGTCatataatacatttacatacacgCGGTGTCGTGTATCACCAGTACTGAACATTGCACACAGCATATTAAGgagattttttcatttaagttcaTAGGGACTGATAAATTTGTCCTTCCAACACTAACAAAGCTGAATGAAAACACTCTCTGTGCgatattttcatacagttgCAACACAGCGAGAATGCGTGACCTGgtatttggaaaaatgtttgcCTCTGTTCCTATGTGCATGCACATTCtcagttaaactttttttttttctgatttaggAAAGGAAAGCCTGCGGTTTTGTACAATCCTAGCAAAGCCACGTGCCTGTGAGACAGCTTAGCAGAGATGAGCAGGTAGACCTAAACATAGTCTGAATGACAGGACATCGAGACAGAGGGCGCTTAACACAAGTATGTCACACGGGTCAAGATCCATTTCTGCTTATGCACAGTTTGttacaactttatttttagaGGACGAGGGCCACAGAATTTTGCAATGGAAACGTCATCAACTCACATGTATCAGAGGAGATGAGATGATTTCCGATGTGCATAATCTAAAAATTCTGCGATACAAAATGGACGGTTGATTTTCAGACTTCTTTGCTTTGTTCTTGTGTGAATGGATAGTTTGACTCTTGCTGTGTCACATATTTAGGACTTATCCTCTCATTTTATAGACCccacaacagacagacacaattgCTGTCTCCCAAATCCATACAACATACTAATTATATGCAGTCTAAACTATATACTGTaaactgttacaaaaaaatgaccagtATGAACTTTACAAGGAGAAACCTAAATATCTTTCTGAAAGATTTAATTTTTCCGTCTTTTGACCTTTGAACATACTCTAATATTGTTACTTTTCAAGTCTGAACACACTAGATACTCAAAACCTACTTAGCATTAGAATTGTAGTACATAACTGGGGCACAGCTATTGTCTATAGTAACCAACCACAGAAGATTTATCACTGTCTCGTTTGTGTCTGTTGGCATGTATTTCCCGCTTTTGTCAAACATTGATTTAAGATTGCTGCAGTgcttacaggaaaaaaaactgaattacacACAATAGCCTAATAGCATTGAAAAAtctcacacacgtgcacaaatTAAAACTATCACATGGATGCGATATTGATGGTGGTTGATGTGTTGAACTTGACAGCAGGGTATCAAAACATGACGTTTTGAATCATTAGTTTGCCACAGTAGTTCCTTTGCGGCTCATCTATATTCAGGCACGTCTGGTCTGAGAGGCACAGGATGTGGGTAACTGGAAACCCTTTCCAAATGTCACTGCCATACTTCAAAAGCTGTCAGCACACGAGGCAGAAGCTCACAGCTCACTCCACTGCACGCACTCTGGCCAACTACCAGCGACCTCTTTACTAAACCACAGAACAATTAAAGAGGGTCGTTTATGCATCACTGCCAAATATTTCTATCCCTCATCTGGATCCGGCTCGCAAAGCAGCGGGAGCATCTCATACTGTGAACAGTGACGACAATAACTGCCAAGAATTTCTGTTTTATGACAATGATCATTTGTGTCTGTGCCTCCAGCCAACGAAAATTAATAGAACAGATGCAGAATTTGTTTTCAGAATGTGCAATACTGACTTTTCAGTTAAGATGACAGGTGACATGTGcaaattttgcttttgttaacTGAGGTTATAGTGGGTCATACCAGTGGTCTCGCGGGGTTTAACTGCTTTACTATGTCAAGGTTACCATCACATGGTCATCCATTCCTGGGATGGAATTttctaaaaacttttttcattgATGATTTCACTTGACGGTGGGAAATTCTACCATCTGAGTCTTGTGGAGTCATCCTCCACACCAGACCTGGTCAGCACAAGAAATGACTTAGGTCACAATCTCCATGTTTGCTTATGGTTTATCTTCTACTTTCATTGCATGACAATATAGCTTGTGACAGCAGTGCTGCTGATCAGCTGACTCTCACAGGCGTCTCACAACGTTGGAAATTCCCACAACCGAGAGCACGAGCACACCAACAAAACAGTTTGTACTCTCACCTGTATTATCGTGCAACAGCATTCTAACTTTGACcccctttaaaaataaataaagccacaATAAATGAATGCtctcaagcaagtttcaagtctctgaAGGATGATTTTCACATTGCACTGGCAGGAACTGAAAACAGCGGTCCCCTGGAGGTTAGAGAATCTAAATACAAACAGCATGCTTCGGAAAACAGTCAGCAGTGATATGTGGTGTGTGCAATCTGtagtaaaacatgcaaatacaccGGCATGGAAATGAATCGTTTTAACTGGCTGTTTATAGAAGGTGCCAACCACAAAATGTATTACATGAACCCAACACAGAGTATACCTCTTTGTTAAGTGTGTGCGATGAGCTCACCTCTTCGTACACCTCCCTGACGGCGGCCCCACAGGGCTCCTCCTCAGGCTCCATTCCTCCTCCTGGCACAATCCATTGGTCTGGATGTCGACTGCTGCTCACCAGTAGCACCTGCCAAGGAGAAAATGCCCTTTGTCAGGTCTCTGCTGCCGAGTTCAGTGTGCCAGGAACACGCCAACGGCATTGCCCAGGTCAGGAGTCCGTCATCACTAAAGGTGTCTGGTGGCGGCCGAGCGTGGTGCTATTCCTTTTGGCAGGAAGTGTATAGAACATCTCACATGTCCTGACAGTCATTCCTTTCATTTACTTAATTTAACATGAGTGTGGTTTGGTTTGGGCTGTTGTGCATGACACAATCTTCACCACATAATTAAAATAAGTGAATGAGAGCAACTAGTGTGAGTTTTCATCTATAATCAAGAACTTGAAGAGctacaaaatatgacaaaaatcaTCCAACCTGAAATAACAACTAAAGCCAGACAATATGTTTAAATGAACTCAAATACATGCAGTTGGGTCTTTTTCCAGCATGGTGCCCATCCGGAGACGCAGCCATTTGATCTCAAACCCTATCTGGCATCACACTGACCCACATTAAGATTTCATGCAAATCCTTACTGAATTCTGCCCTCGGCTAACCTGACACGTGCAGCCAGTTTCTCTTGACAGCAAAGGCTGATTAAAAACCAGCACCAGAAATCAGCTCTTTGCCCATCCAACAGCCAAACCTCTGCTCCGGCAGAGGTTTCCCAACATTACGATGTGTCTGCATTCCTCCTGAGACCTGATAGAGTATGACAGATTTAAGAAGAGcactaatgataataatcttCCCCGCCATCAAAGCTGGCCTCGGCTGCACAGAAATTACTGTGATGAGGGGAACTTCATGCTGCGTGACCCTCATCTGTAGCCGGGTCACAGCCGGTAAGATATAACCCACAAAACATCTCAGGAATCAGAAAGGACTTCATTTAAACTTTACTCACTGTTAGC from the Xiphias gladius isolate SHS-SW01 ecotype Sanya breed wild chromosome 8, ASM1685928v1, whole genome shotgun sequence genome contains:
- the nudt4a gene encoding nudix (nucleoside diphosphate linked moiety X)-type motif 4a, with translation MGRGHTFRLGPPEEAESGILWEIRSPCRLPPKPLSAAFGGSQIFSTPDIFFFFFFLDVSPRTRRLGTYMMKFKPNQTRTYDGEGFKRRAACLCFKNEQEDEVLLVSSSRHPDQWIVPGGGMEPEEEPCGAAVREVYEEAGVKGKLGRLLGIFEHNQDRKHRTYVYTLIVTETLEDWEDSVNIGRKRKWFKVEEAIKVLQTHKPVHAEYLRRLTNTCSPLCNPTNGNGPSSQVTDNNAPRYVVCSTQGSDLVNR